The following proteins come from a genomic window of Candidatus Protochlamydia phocaeensis:
- the secY gene encoding preprotein translocase subunit SecY, producing the protein MNGLKRVFQIPELKSKILLTLLLLAVCRIGSFIPVPGINGEVAVSFFRHATGGSQNLFQMVDIFSGGAFSQMTVIALGVTPYISASIIMQLLVALVPSLQRDLRENGEVGKRKINRWTRFLTIILSFLQSALFAKYALQMNLSRPGIVAGELLDLTMFGVPWLFYIITIFTMTTGTMFLMWVGEQITERGIGNGISLIICLGILSQIPTAMGLVLQQLNLDSQEPGQMNFSSILVLASVFVLVTIATILVIQGHRRIPLQHARRVVGRREVQGGSSYIPLKINYAGVIPVIFASSLLMFPATLGTFIGRGNWLGEIANWMSPGSALHLILFVALIIFFTYFWTATQFRPDQIASDMKKNGAFIPGIRQGKPTQDYLESTMNRITLLGAVFLALIAILPTMVSRLLGVSQTISYFFGGTALLILVGVVLDTMKQIESHLLMKRYDGFMKKGRVRGR; encoded by the coding sequence CTGAACGGATTAAAACGCGTTTTTCAAATACCTGAGCTAAAGTCGAAAATTCTTTTGACTCTTTTATTGCTGGCTGTTTGTCGCATAGGGAGCTTTATTCCAGTTCCTGGAATCAATGGAGAAGTGGCTGTTAGCTTTTTTCGCCATGCAACAGGAGGAAGTCAAAACCTCTTTCAAATGGTCGATATTTTTTCTGGCGGTGCTTTTTCTCAAATGACCGTGATTGCCTTAGGCGTCACCCCTTACATTTCTGCCTCCATTATTATGCAGCTCTTGGTTGCTTTAGTGCCGAGCCTGCAAAGGGACTTGCGAGAAAATGGTGAAGTAGGAAAGCGAAAAATCAATCGATGGACACGCTTTTTAACGATTATTTTATCCTTCCTTCAATCAGCGCTATTTGCCAAATATGCCTTGCAGATGAATCTATCTCGCCCGGGTATTGTGGCAGGAGAGCTACTAGATTTGACAATGTTCGGTGTGCCTTGGCTCTTTTACATTATTACAATTTTCACCATGACGACTGGAACCATGTTTTTAATGTGGGTCGGGGAACAGATTACTGAACGAGGAATCGGCAATGGAATCAGCTTGATTATCTGTTTAGGTATTTTATCGCAGATTCCAACGGCAATGGGATTGGTTTTACAGCAGTTGAACTTGGACTCTCAAGAGCCCGGCCAAATGAATTTTTCTTCGATTTTGGTCTTGGCAAGCGTTTTTGTCCTCGTCACGATAGCCACGATTCTAGTTATTCAAGGACATCGTCGTATTCCTCTGCAGCATGCCCGGCGTGTAGTAGGGCGACGTGAAGTTCAAGGGGGAAGTTCGTATATTCCTTTAAAGATTAACTATGCAGGCGTTATCCCTGTTATTTTTGCCTCTTCTCTTCTCATGTTTCCTGCGACGTTAGGAACATTTATTGGGCGAGGCAATTGGCTTGGAGAGATTGCTAATTGGATGTCACCTGGAAGTGCGTTGCATCTTATCCTGTTTGTGGCTTTGATTATCTTCTTTACCTACTTTTGGACCGCTACGCAATTCCGTCCCGACCAAATTGCATCGGACATGAAGAAAAATGGGGCATTCATTCCAGGAATTAGGCAAGGCAAGCCTACACAAGATTATTTGGAAAGCACAATGAATCGAATCACCTTATTGGGTGCTGTATTCCTCGCGCTTATTGCCATTCTGCCGACGATGGTTAGCCGTTTGCTGGGCGTTTCCCAGACGATTAGCTATTTCTTTGGTGGAACCGCCCTGCTTATCTTGGTTGGTGTCGTGTTGGATACAATGAAGCAGATTGAATCGCACCTTCTCATGAAGCGCTACGATGGATTTATGAAAAAAGGCCGCGTGAGAGGGCGTTAA
- the rpsE gene encoding 30S ribosomal protein S5, which translates to MAKHSESPKKEKAETELNEKVLYINRCAKVVKGGRKFSFSALILVGDGKGRVGYGFAKANELTDAIRKGGEAARKNMVNCPVEGTTIPHEVIVHWDGATILLKPAPAGTGVIAGSKVRAVLELAGIRDVMAKNLGSSNPINQVKATFQAIEKLSTREEIKQRRGL; encoded by the coding sequence ATGGCAAAACACAGTGAGTCTCCAAAAAAGGAAAAAGCAGAGACCGAGCTAAACGAAAAAGTCTTGTACATTAACCGCTGCGCTAAAGTTGTTAAAGGGGGCCGTAAATTTAGCTTCTCAGCCCTTATCCTGGTCGGAGATGGAAAAGGACGCGTTGGGTATGGCTTTGCAAAGGCAAATGAATTGACAGATGCCATTCGCAAAGGTGGAGAAGCTGCCCGTAAGAATATGGTCAACTGCCCTGTTGAAGGAACAACGATTCCTCACGAAGTGATCGTGCATTGGGACGGAGCAACCATTCTGCTTAAACCTGCTCCGGCAGGAACAGGCGTAATTGCTGGTTCTAAAGTCCGAGCAGTTCTCGAATTGGCCGGAATTAGAGATGTGATGGCGAAGAACTTAGGTTCAAGCAATCCGATCAACCAAGTCAAAGCCACCTTTCAAGCAATTGAAAAATTGTCAACCCGCGAAGAGATTAAGCAGAGAAGAGGGTTATAG
- the rplO gene encoding 50S ribosomal protein L15, with product MISLHTLKDTTRTRKARKRVGRGIGSKHGKTCGRGEKGAGSRAGYKRRYGKEGGNMPLFMKLPIRGFSNVQFRREFDVINLDQIEAVFQDGETVNEQTLRDRGIISGKSHGVKLLGNGELKKKLKIQVQAISDGAREKLTRAKIAFEIAK from the coding sequence ATGATTAGTTTACATACACTTAAAGATACAACACGTACGCGCAAAGCTAGAAAGCGCGTCGGCCGTGGTATCGGTTCCAAGCACGGTAAGACATGCGGACGCGGTGAAAAAGGCGCCGGTTCTCGTGCTGGTTACAAAAGACGTTATGGAAAAGAGGGTGGTAACATGCCTCTGTTCATGAAATTGCCTATCCGTGGTTTTAGCAACGTTCAATTCCGTCGCGAATTTGATGTCATCAATTTAGATCAAATTGAGGCTGTTTTTCAAGATGGCGAGACAGTAAATGAGCAAACGTTGAGAGATCGTGGAATCATTAGCGGTAAATCTCATGGAGTGAAGCTCTTAGGCAACGGGGAACTCAAGAAGAAGCTTAAGATTCAAGTTCAGGCAATTTCTGACGGTGCGCGCGAGAAGCTCACTAGAGCAAAAATTGCTTTTGAAATTGCAAAATAA